Proteins found in one Paralichthys olivaceus isolate ysfri-2021 chromosome 19, ASM2471397v2, whole genome shotgun sequence genomic segment:
- the faua gene encoding FAU ubiquitin like and ribosomal protein S30 fusion a, with protein sequence MQLFLRAQNTHTLEVTGQETVGQIKAHVQGLEGLLVEDQVLLLAGCPLEDDVSLASCGVSEHCTLEVAGRLLGGKVHGSLARAGKVRGQTPKVEKQEKKKKKTGRAKRRIQYNRRFVNVVPTFGKKKGPNANS encoded by the exons ATGCAGCTGTTTTTGCGTGCACAGAACACTCACACCCTCGAGGTGACCGGACAGGAAACTGTTGGACAGATCAAG GCTCATGTCCAGGGTCTGGAGGGTCTCCTGGTCGAGGATCAGGTGCTGCTGCTTGCCGGGTGCCCACTGGAGGATGATGTCTCCCTGGCATCCTGTGGAGTCTCGGAGCACTGCACCCTGGAGGTAGCTGGCAGGCTGCTGGGAG GTAAGGTCCACGGTTCTCTGGCCCGTGCTGGAAAAGTGAGGGGACAGACACCCAAG GTtgaaaagcaggagaagaagaagaagaagactggCCGTGCCAAGCGTCGCATCCAGTACAACAGGCGCTTTGTGAACGTTGTGCCCACCTTCGGAAAGAAGAAGGGACCCAACGCCAACTCCTAA
- the fkbp3 gene encoding peptidyl-prolyl cis-trans isomerase FKBP3 → MRHWGSKLNSSPYKMAAEPAREWNDEQLKSDDLPKKDIIKFIQDNAAHSFLNEHKLLGNIKNVSKTAKKEQLIIAYSQLFESKRFKDTEPIEEVTEKVKDVRIEEKPKEVKTEVVDEGPPKYFKSVLKKGDKTNFPKKGDTVGCWYTGSLEDGTVFDTNIPAAARKKRQTKPLCFKVGLGRVIRGWDEAVLTMSKGETARVEIEPEWAYGRKGVPDKVPPNAKLIFEVELVSVD, encoded by the exons ATGCGCCACTGGGGGTCAAAGTTGAACAGTTCGCCTTACAAGATGGCGGCCGAACCAGCACGGGAGTGGAACGATGAGCAGCTCAAAAGTGACGATTTGCCCAAAAAAGACATAATCAAATTCATCCAGGACAATGCAGCACACTCG tTCCTTAACGAGCACAAGCTGCTGGGAAACAtcaaaaatgtttccaaaacTGCCAAGAAAGAGCAACTGATCATCGCCTACAGTCAGCTGTTCGAGAGCAAA AGGTTTAAAGACACAGAGCCAATTGAAGAAGTTACCGAGAAGGTTAAAGATGTGAGAATTGAAGAAAAACCCAAAGAAGTTAAAACAGAGGTGGTAGATGAG GGTCCACCCAAGTACTTCAAGTCAGTACTGAAGAAAGGCGACAAGACCAACTTCCCAAAGAAGGGCGACACTGTGGGCTGCTGGTACACTGGCTCCCTGGAGGATGGAACTGTGTTTGACACCAATATTCCTGCAG CAGCCAGAAAGAAGAGACAGACCAAACCACTGTGCTTCAAGGTCGGCTTGGGAAGAGTCATCAGAGGA TGGGATGAGGCCGTGCTAACAATGAGCAAGGGTGAAACCGCCCGAGTGGAGATCGAACCAGAGTGGGCCTATGGACGGAAGGGCGTCCCTGACAA AGTTCCACCCAATGCCAAGCTGATTTTTGAGGTGGAGCTTGTGTCAGTGGATTAA